In Verrucomicrobiia bacterium, a single window of DNA contains:
- a CDS encoding PEP-CTERM sorting domain-containing protein: MYKSSLFAGSLLLVLLLAVSSLQVQAQVTYVPNYAASDFTSLATTRTATIQYDLVGSPADSPFGSSFTVSFSLGAIQTSGTPLSYADVSAVDYSLTPESNNGAYLGIVISPGTTALQLADLINRPSYGLNLNRQEAAAGQYDANYNFSFETSAVPTDSDWALTSGGLSIRPGVVSGFTSTGGPPTSQWQKFFLVEGTVNPLDVYQSRNLGTDLSAEMFFVYTGTTSAALSGLRNDGGFNYNVGFQALTFAPVPEPSGVLLVGIAGVLLIVRRKRFGRV; encoded by the coding sequence ATGTACAAAAGCAGTCTGTTCGCGGGAAGTCTCCTTCTCGTACTTCTCCTGGCGGTGTCTTCCTTGCAGGTGCAAGCGCAGGTCACCTATGTTCCCAACTACGCGGCATCGGATTTTACCAGTCTGGCGACGACCCGTACGGCGACCATTCAGTATGATTTGGTCGGTTCCCCTGCTGACAGTCCCTTTGGCAGTTCCTTCACTGTCAGCTTCTCCCTGGGTGCCATACAAACTTCGGGAACGCCACTCAGTTATGCAGATGTGTCCGCAGTAGACTACTCTTTGACGCCGGAGAGTAACAACGGGGCCTATTTGGGAATCGTCATTTCTCCTGGGACGACAGCGCTTCAACTCGCCGATTTGATCAACCGGCCCAGTTACGGACTGAACCTTAATCGCCAGGAAGCAGCGGCGGGACAGTATGATGCCAATTACAATTTCTCTTTCGAAACCAGCGCCGTGCCTACAGATTCTGACTGGGCGCTCACCTCAGGAGGCTTGTCGATCAGACCAGGCGTTGTAAGTGGATTCACATCCACCGGAGGGCCCCCCACTTCTCAGTGGCAGAAATTTTTCCTGGTCGAGGGAACTGTCAACCCACTGGATGTTTACCAATCACGGAATCTTGGCACGGACCTGTCCGCGGAAATGTTCTTTGTCTACACCGGCACTACTTCCGCTGCGCTCAGTGGATTGCGCAACGACGGGGGGTTCAACTACAATGTGGGATTTCAGGCGCTGACTTTCGCGCCAGTGCCTGAACCCAGCGGGGTTTTGCTGGTGGGTATTGCAGGGGTGCTGCTGATCGTTCGAAGAAAGAGATTTGGTAGAGTGTAG